A section of the Drosophila sechellia strain sech25 chromosome 3L, ASM438219v1, whole genome shotgun sequence genome encodes:
- the LOC6605197 gene encoding histidine-rich glycoprotein: protein MKFFVCILAVLAVAQAAPGLLPHVDSHHGYHHEELPHLLDAEIHHSDGIHLGHSAALVHDDHHLNHHLDHHLDHHLVESLPTTVYHHEPLHYHYARLHSAPVVHHHHHDTHAAVVHHSIPAHFDVHSHSNLLSFAKHALHGKYGKVRITETHY, encoded by the exons ATGAAG TTCTTCGTGTGCATCTTGGCTGTGCTGGCTGTGGCCCAGGCTGCCCCAGGTCTCCTGCCCCATGTGGATAGCCACCATGGTTACCACCATGAGGAACTGCCTCATCTGCTGGACGCTGAGATCCATCATTCGGATGGCATCCATCTGGGACACAGTGCCGCTTTGGTGCACGATGATCACCATCTGAACCACCATCTGGATCATCATTTGGATCACCACCTGGTGGAGTCGCTGCCAACCACAGTGTACCATCATGAGCCGCTCCACTACCACTACGCTCGCCTGCACTCCGCTCCGGTGGtgcaccaccatcaccatgACACCCATGCCGCCGTGGTGCATCACAGTATTCCGGCTCACTTCGATGTCCACAGCCACTCGAACCTGCTGTCCTTCGCCAAGCACGCCCTGCACGGAAAGTACGGAAAGGTCAGGATCACCGAGACCCATTATTGA